Sequence from the Osmia bicornis bicornis chromosome 13, iOsmBic2.1, whole genome shotgun sequence genome:
AAATACAATGAGATTAATGGAAGACGACAGTCCTCTTGAATAAATTTGGGACCCCAGCAAACGGATATACACACTGTGGAGACAAACTTGTAAAGTTTGATTCTGTCCCTTGTCGTAGCCTGTCGACGTGCGACAATTGTGCTACGACAAACTACACATTTGCAAGGTGCCCCACCAAGGCGCTACACCATTTAAACCTTAGCATCGAAAAGaacaaatttaaattgagCGTACCAGTTGCTTCTGCGAGAATTGATGAGCTCATACGAATTTGTTGCGGTTTTCTCATGTCGCAAAGACAAAAGTTACAACCGCACCACCTCAGTCTTCTGTCTCTCATAGCAAGACACGTTAAACAATAACGATAGATggaaagaaataattgaaatacatATGTAAAAACAGCtaggaaatgaaataatatttattattttattcgacGTAATACAATTTGTTTACAACAAATCTATGATTTGGAAGATCATTTTTTCGTTTTGATTGTATAAAACATATAAGTATATTTCAAATGTAAACCAAGAGAATAGTTTATgttcacattctgtacgattTTGTTATACTACTAAAGACAAAGGTTATCTGATGTTGACGGTACTGTTAAGTTTCCTTTCAAAAACGCTGTTAAATCATGTTTACTTAGGGCAAGTAAATGTCCTAATGCGATCACTATACGATACATTGTACAAAATCACACGAACAGAACATACAAGAAAAATacttcttaaaaaaaaaaaaaaaaaaaaaaattttttttcttttaaattttttttctatctttacTTGCAATGGTGAATCGATTCATCAGACACTGTTGTTCATTCTTCGACTGTATACTGTAAAGTTTTcattaaatgaaatgtaaatAGCCACGTTAGTTGATGTACATGTTAAGATGCAAGTCTTTTGCATTATACGTTCCGTCAAGTTAAAGTGTTCACATGCGGCTTGTAAATacacatgtaattaataaaaatgaacatttGTATACATAAGTGAAGAATGTTTCATCTAAAGCGTTGAACCTAATGTAAATAGGAATTAGGtagtttattaaatatagTTCGTTTTTCTACAATAAGTATACTATGTGCGTCTAACACCGTTTTAGTTATCGGATTCAGTCACTGGTGtagtttctttttctgttATCTATAAACGATACATTAATTAAGCTCTGTTCtaaataatatgtaatattattcaataaGTACTTAcctcattattttttaaatctgtTAGATCTTGTTTTCCTTTGCGTTTAAAGAAACCCAACTATATAGAAAATATCattagtaataaaaaaaaaaaaaaagccaaaaaaaaacattttacattaatatttatacaacTAAAAAAGTAATTACCGTGCTTAAAATTATAATGATAATAAGTAACAATAACAATCCTATTGAAACAGAGACCAGAACAATCCATAACTTTAACTCTTCTACTTTCGGAGCATTGTAAAACATTGTTACAACTTCCAATGCAGAGCTGCAATAtagttttgaaaatatttttaatatatttaatttgtaCAAGTAACAAAGAAAagtatatattgtatatgtaacTATATTTACCGAGTTCCGTTGACATCTAGCCTTACAGTAGGTTTGATTACTTTTACACTAGCTTGGCTGCTGAATTTTAAAACAACTCTACCGTCTTTAAAGTCATCTTAATATggtacaaaatttttattaatgaatatttattatcaattCCAGAAACAAATAAGACAATTACCTTTAAGTCCTTCGGTATACAAGAAAAGTTTAATCACTATCTTTCCAATATCCTGCAAAGTTTTCAATGCGTTTAAATCACATACAATGGTCGTACAGTTTACTTCGGTAGATGAACAATTCATATAAACGGTATTAGTTGTCAAACTTTCGTTTAAAGCTTGCAAGGCTTTAGTGTTTTCTACATCATAGAATTCTGTCATCGATTCATTCGCATCTCTCCTGTATAAttcttgaaattcattttgttGTATTTTATTAGAGAACAAAGGTATATCAAATTGATCCGAGGATGGTTCTCCTTGCATCTCAATCATTTCGGTgtcgaataaaatattttccgtTGAACACTCAAAACGTTCTCCTGATACATATAACTGAAAACACAGTTTTTTTTCTGaagcatatatgtatgtatttataaaaatatgttagAAATTTCTTACCTGAGGTTTATATATGTAaactaaaatttttgaatctCGTATAGCTATTGGCACTTTAATAGTAAGTTGTGCATCCTCTATAGGTGATGCACCAAGTTTATACACCTGATAAGTATGTTGAAAACTAATGTTTGGAGCAATATCGTTCGAGGTAGTTAAATAGTAAGCTTCTTCGTTTGCTTTTCTACAAagggcaaaattttaaaagacaAATAGATGCCACTGTTTCATAAACAAGATATATGTAAGTAGCACGAACCCATGGAGAGACAAAGACACTTCATTCACTAAattcaatgttttatttatatttttcgttCCGAAATTTATACTACGAGTATTTATCCTTGcgtgaaaatttaatttataatcgtGTATCGAATCATTGATTAAGTGTCTCATATCTAAATctaatttaacatttttctgtAATAGAACaagatatataaatatttattacattgatagtttgaaaaaaaattgtggTAGAGTACCTCTTCTCGTTCCCATATGGGATTGCCTGCCTCACAAATTACCAGTAAATGTTCTTTAAAAGTGTCTTCTTGACAAGAAGTTAAAATACTACGTAATATTACTCCTTTAGGTAAGAGAAATTCGATCGTGGTGAGATACGCAGGCTCTCCATGATTTTTTAAACTGATTTCTAAACTTATGTCGTTCGAACCAATGATCCACGTATTGTTATCGCTGAAAGAATTATGCGCGTATAATCTAATTGCTGAAAGTAGTAAAAGAATTAATATCAATTCCAAATATTTACTGCACATCATAAAATTTTCCATTAGCCGAGATATTAGAGTTACAGACTCTGTCTTCTCCGCAACCAATGTTGAAAGGAAGTAATGTTTGCGCGACTTGTTGCttgttgtttcttctttccacAGGACacaatttgcaaaattctatCACATTGTTATACAGAAAATCGTGTTTCGCGAAAATACTGATTGGTTCGATAAAGTCTTGTACGTTCTTCtataaaatatgttaaattaaaccgaagtaaaattaatgtaacatTTATATGTATGaagataaattatattaccgaaatattaatttggGCGGACAAACACAtatctatttttaaataaaatgattttaattctAAGGTTGTTTTCTTGGTCCGCTGGTATCGTTCGTCTATGGTAAGCGTGATCTTAAATTCTGCAAAGAGAAATTCAttgcaatattaattttatcccATCCCCAAGCGCGcgcgcacacacacacacacacacacacacacacacgtgTAATTTACCTTGTGAACTCGGCACTTTGTAACCAATATATCGCGGACATACATTAATCAAGAATTGTTTAGCATCTCTTTGCAAAATATTAGGCGTCGTTTGAATTTCAAGTTCTGTTTTTACTACTGGTCTACCACGAAGTATTACAGCGTGTCCTGATTTGTATGCTCCGACTGCAATATCTAAATATCTAACGACGATAAAAAACAATAAGTTAATTAACTGAAATGTCATccttatacatacatatatgtatacatatgtatgtagttgatatacatatgtatatagtaTCGGTATGAACGGAAACTATACCAACCCGTTTTCATCGATATCGACAGGTTTTGACATCGAAAACCCAAATCTCTGTATTTTCTGTGGCCGATTAAATTGAGAAAACTTTGCAACATCGATTCGTTGCGATGCCTGCAAACTTCTGTCTTTCAGATTGGAACCACCAttgtatatataaattactCCATATTCTTCCCAAGGTGCTCCCACAATGATATCTATcgtataatatacatatattataataaaaacatttataaCGATTAGGTTGGGATTACCATCAAATCCATCAGCATCCAAATCACCACTGGCTATTGCATACCCAAAATGTCCTCCTTCTATATTCCCTTCTAAGGTTGCAGCCATTTCAAACTGACCTTTCTAATGAAGTATCAATATCtagtattaatttattatatttaataagtaAATACAAACGTGTTTAAACATACTATTTCTTACCCTGGATGTACCAAAGTATGTATACACTCTGCCGCTATCTTCTCCCCAATATGGTGCTCCAATTAAGAGATCGTCTAAACCatcattatttaaatctcCTACTGCCAGACTAGCTCCAAAAAATTCGCCAATATCGGTACCATACAATTTCGTCACAGTAAATCCATTTACAGGATCAATTATCCCTACCTAGAAAAAGCTATACTAAAAGATATCTTTTTAATTCAAACTAGTTTGATGAGTATGATTAATTACCTGGCCTATATAATGCCAACCTGGAGCACCACTGACATACATTACCTGATCTCTTCTGAAAAAATATCCAGACTCAACGCTGTAACCTGAAACACATTATTAGACTattgtttcataaaaatgttaaGAAATTTGTTAATATGTATAATGAACGTACCGAACTGAGATAATTCATCGCTCAAAGGCAATTCTATGGTCATCCTCCTGTTCGCATGTAATAGATGTATGGTACCATAGTTCTCGTGCTTTGGCTCTCCCACGATTCGagttaattttctttcttcgccGTCTTTGTTGTCCTTTTGCTAcgttgttattatatatttgaaatcatTTGGCTGATATCAAAGCATATATTGTTCTAAAATACATACCTTTGTCGACGAGGCGTAATGAACGGTAAAACCGTGCAATGGATTGTACCAAAACTTTGACTGAAAATcttatgaattaaaataaaatcagaaTCATTCGTTATGATAAATTACTCTAACAATAAATTGCACGTATTAATTTTGCTAATTGTATACCATGAAATTGAATATCTTTATATTCAAGTGACAGTGAATTCGAAGAAAGCATTCCACTGTAACACATTCCTTGCATAGTGTCCATATTAACACCAGCAGGATTAAAAATTGTCACTACGGTTCGCGGCGCGCATACCtaaaatacatacatacagtaTAAAGTAACATTAACTGAAAGCATAGAGGCAATTGTTCACATTCTACTTACTGTTAATATTCTATTCAATTTGTCTATGGACATCGCGCTTCCAAACCATCCATGTTGCTTCTTTATCAACATATTCATACCAAGTTGCGCTATGCgttcttcttcattttcaattgtCTGCGGTTTTATTTCCtgacatttttcattttcaattccACAACGATATACAACGCCTGGCTCGATCATGTAGGATAACATGTGTTTTGATAGTCTAGAATAGTTTCCTCTTGGTGCTCCAATGAACAACCTTCCACAATTGCATTACACAAGATTAAATATTATCTGAGAAAACAGTTTTGTTAAACTTTATCAAACATAGGAGGTGATGTACATTACCAGGATGTACTATTGGACGACTCATGGAACAAGTACACGGCATAGCCAAAGTAACTGTCGCTGTTTTTCATTGTATTTCCGCGAGAATAAATAATAGGAAAATCTACATCT
This genomic interval carries:
- the LOC114880296 gene encoding integrin alpha-9-like isoform X1, whose amino-acid sequence is MNVKVIFLLLIKIVHGYNIDVDFPIIYSRGNTMKNSDSYFGYAVYLFHESSNSTSWLFIGAPRGNYSRLSKHMLSYMIEPGVVYRCGIENEKCQEIKPQTIENEEERIAQLGMNMLIKKQHGWFGSAMSIDKLNRILTVCAPRTVVTIFNPAGVNMDTMQGMCYSGMLSSNSLSLEYKDIQFHDFQSKFWYNPLHGFTVHYASSTKQKDNKDGEERKLTRIVGEPKHENYGTIHLLHANRRMTIELPLSDELSQFGYSVESGYFFRRDQVMYVSGAPGWHYIGQVGIIDPVNGFTVTKLYGTDIGEFFGASLAVGDLNNDGLDDLLIGAPYWGEDSGRVYTYFGTSRKGQFEMAATLEGNIEGGHFGYAIASGDLDADGFDDIIVGAPWEEYGVIYIYNGGSNLKDRSLQASQRIDVAKFSQFNRPQKIQRFGFSMSKPVDIDENGYLDIAVGAYKSGHAVILRGRPVVKTELEIQTTPNILQRDAKQFLINVCPRYIGYKVPSSQEFKITLTIDERYQRTKKTTLELKSFYLKIDMCLSAQINISKNVQDFIEPISIFAKHDFLYNNVIEFCKLCPVERRNNKQQVAQTLLPFNIGCGEDRVCNSNISANGKFYDVHDNNTWIIGSNDISLEISLKNHGEPAYLTTIEFLLPKGVILRSILTSCQEDTFKEHLLVICEAGNPIWEREEKNVKLDLDMRHLINDSIHDYKLNFHARINTRSINFGTKNINKTLNLVNEVSLSLHGKANEEAYYLTTSNDIAPNISFQHTYQVYKLGASPIEDAQLTIKVPIAIRDSKILVYIYKPQLYVSGERFECSTENILFDTEMIEMQGEPSSDQFDIPLFSNKIQQNEFQELYRRDANESMTEFYDVENTKALQALNESLTTNTVYMNCSSTEVNCTTIVCDLNALKTLQDIGKIVIKLFLYTEGLKDDFKDGRVVLKFSSQASVKVIKPTVRLDVNGTRSALEVVTMFYNAPKVEELKLWIVLVSVSIGLLLLLIIIIILSTLGFFKRKGKQDLTDLKNNEITEKETTPVTESDN
- the LOC114880296 gene encoding integrin alpha-9-like isoform X2 produces the protein MNVKVIFLLLIKIVHGYNIDVDFPIIYSRGNTMKNSDSYFGYAVYLFHESSNSTSWLFIGAPRGNYSRLSKHMLSYMIEPGVVYRCGIENEKCQEIKPQTIENEEERIAQLGMNMLIKKQHGWFGSAMSIDKLNRILTVCAPRTVVTIFNPAGVNMDTMQGMCYSGMLSSNSLSLEYKDIQFHDFQSKFWYNPLHGFTVHYASSTKQKDNKDGEERKLTRIVGEPKHENYGTIHLLHANRRMTIELPLSDELSQFGYSVESGYFFRRDQVMYVSGAPGWHYIGQVGIIDPVNGFTVTKLYGTDIGEFFGASLAVGDLNNDGLDDLLIGAPYWGEDSGRVYTYFGTSRKGQFEMAATLEGNIEGGHFGYAIASGDLDADGFDDIIVGAPWEEYGVIYIYNGGSNLKDRSLQASQRIDVAKFSQFNRPQKIQRFGFSMSKPVDIDENGYLDIAVGAYKSGHAVILRGRPVVKTELEIQTTPNILQRDAKQFLINVCPRYIGYKVPSSQEFKITLTIDERYQRTKKTTLELKSFYLKIDMCLSAQINISNVQDFIEPISIFAKHDFLYNNVIEFCKLCPVERRNNKQQVAQTLLPFNIGCGEDRVCNSNISANGKFYDVHDNNTWIIGSNDISLEISLKNHGEPAYLTTIEFLLPKGVILRSILTSCQEDTFKEHLLVICEAGNPIWEREEKNVKLDLDMRHLINDSIHDYKLNFHARINTRSINFGTKNINKTLNLVNEVSLSLHGKANEEAYYLTTSNDIAPNISFQHTYQVYKLGASPIEDAQLTIKVPIAIRDSKILVYIYKPQLYVSGERFECSTENILFDTEMIEMQGEPSSDQFDIPLFSNKIQQNEFQELYRRDANESMTEFYDVENTKALQALNESLTTNTVYMNCSSTEVNCTTIVCDLNALKTLQDIGKIVIKLFLYTEGLKDDFKDGRVVLKFSSQASVKVIKPTVRLDVNGTRSALEVVTMFYNAPKVEELKLWIVLVSVSIGLLLLLIIIIILSTLGFFKRKGKQDLTDLKNNEITEKETTPVTESDN